From Faecalicatena sp. Marseille-Q4148:
ATGCACACCGAGAAGTTTCAGTTCCTCTACATGGCAGAGAGTCACCTGTTCGCCGTCTCTATATATCATATTGCCATTTTCCAGATAAATTCCTCTTGACAGTGTTCTTCTGCTGCTAAAATAAAATACATTTGTCTGAATCTCTTCTCCGAACGAACGAAGCGCTTCATCCTCATAGTTAAGCACACAGTACTCTTCTGCACCCTGATTCTTTGCAATGGCTTTCTTTGCTTCAATGTAAGCCTCCATTGTATGATGCCGGTTCAAATGATCCGGTGTAATATTCAGAATCGCACTGATCTTCGGACAGAATTTCTCAATTGTCTCAAGCTGAAAACTGGAAATCTCAGCAACAGTCACGCTCTCCCCGGTCATCTTCTCCACTTCTTCTGTATATGGATTGCCGATATTCCCAACAACAAAGACACTTTCTTTCCATGCTTTCATAATCTCTCCGAGCAATGTCGTTGTTGTCGTCTTTCCATTTGTACCGGTAATGGCAAGTACATCTCCCTTGCCATATGTATAGGCAAGTTCAATCTCTCCCCAGATCTTCACGCCCTTTTCCCGCATGCGGTTTACCGGTTCAATATCTGTCGGCACACCCGGACTTAGTACCGCCAGCGTCAGTTTCTCAATCACTTCTTCCGGGAGTTCTCCCAGTATGACTTCAATACTGTCACACCCTATTTTCTCTTTTAATTCCTCTGCACAAAGCGCTGCATTTCCATCGTAGAGAATGACGGAAGCGCCCTGGTGTTCCAACAGACGGCATGCTCCGATCCCGCTCTTTCCGGAACCGAATACAAGTACATTCTGACCTCTAACATCCATGATTCTTCCTCCTATAACGCCAACAGCGCGATCAGACAGAGAATTGCAGTAATAATTGAAAATACCGCAACAACTCTTGTCTCTGACCATCCGCATAATTCAAAATGATGATGGATCGGTGCCATCTTAAAGAAACGCTTTCCTCCGGTCTTTTTAAAATATGTAACCTGGATCATAACAGAAAGAACTTCCACAAAATAGATCATTCCAACAATTACAATGAAGATCGGCATCTGCAGCATATACGCTGTGGATGCAACAAATCCTCCAAGCGCCAGTGAACCGGTATCTCCCATGAATACCTTTGCCGGATAAACATTAAACAATAAGAATCCAAGCAACGCTCCGACAACCGCACATGTAACCGGCTCCAGTCCGCTCTTTGTTCCAACAGCAATGACCGTGAAAAACGTAGCTACAAGAACTGTAACACTTGATGCCAGACCATCCAGACCGTCTGTGAAATTCACACCATTTACAGTACCAATCACCGCAATAAACAGCAGTGGGATCGCAAGCCAGCCAATGTCCAGATAGTTTCCTCCGGAAAACGGAATCAGCATCGTCAGCGAAACATCTGTAAACTTCACAAGGTAAAATGCAAACACAGCCGTAACAACGATCTGAAGCGCCATCTTCTGCATCGGAAATAGTCCATCAGAGCGTTTCATTACAACTTTCAGATAATCATCCAGAAATCCGATCAAACCAAATCCGACCGTCACAAAAAGTACCGGGATGATCTTTGGGTAATCCTTCACATAAAACAGGGATGTTACAAGTACACTGATCAAGATCATCACACCGCCCATTGTAGGAGTTCCGGCTTTCTTCAAATGCGATTGGACACCTTCTACACGTTCTGTCTGCCCCATCTTCAATCTGCGCAGAAACGGAATCACAACCGGCCCCATCAGCACGCTGAGTACAAACGAAATCAATACTGGTATTACTATGATATAATAATTCATACGCCACCTCTTTATCTCTTTTGTTTTTTTAACTTATTCAGTATACCTTATTTTCCCTCTGTTTTCAACTATTCTGCCACATTTGCGATGATCTGTCTCCATTGAAATGCAGTAATTACTCCTCTTTTGTCTCCCGCATAATTGCCGGATCTTTCTCCAGTCCCATATATGGAAGAACATTTTCAAAGATTTCCCTAAGAATCGGCGCTGCAATCGTTCCCCCATAATAAATTCCCTGCGGATTGTAGATAATGACCATGCCAAGAATCTGCGGATCATCTGCCGGAGCAAACCCTATAAAGGAAGAAATATATTTTCTCGCACTCCTCGGCAATGTCTGTGAAGTTGCCGTCTTCCCCCCGATTCGATATCCATCAATATAGGCATTCTTTCCAGAGCCTTCCGACACTACGCTTTCCAAGATTTCTCGCATTAACGCAGAAGTTTCTTCTGATACAATCCGATCATCTTTTTTGTATTGAAATGTTTTAATTTCTTTTCCTTCTTTGTCCAGTACTTTCATGCCAAAATGAGGCGTAATGCTCTTTCCTCCATTGATCAGAGCGCTTACTGTAGCAGCCATCCGTACCGGAGTAATCTGAAATGACTGTCCAAATGTCATCGTTGCCAGCTCCACCAGTCCGATATCTTCCTGCTTA
This genomic window contains:
- the mraY gene encoding phospho-N-acetylmuramoyl-pentapeptide-transferase encodes the protein MNYYIIVIPVLISFVLSVLMGPVVIPFLRRLKMGQTERVEGVQSHLKKAGTPTMGGVMILISVLVTSLFYVKDYPKIIPVLFVTVGFGLIGFLDDYLKVVMKRSDGLFPMQKMALQIVVTAVFAFYLVKFTDVSLTMLIPFSGGNYLDIGWLAIPLLFIAVIGTVNGVNFTDGLDGLASSVTVLVATFFTVIAVGTKSGLEPVTCAVVGALLGFLLFNVYPAKVFMGDTGSLALGGFVASTAYMLQMPIFIVIVGMIYFVEVLSVMIQVTYFKKTGGKRFFKMAPIHHHFELCGWSETRVVAVFSIITAILCLIALLAL
- the murD gene encoding UDP-N-acetylmuramoyl-L-alanine--D-glutamate ligase translates to MDVRGQNVLVFGSGKSGIGACRLLEHQGASVILYDGNAALCAEELKEKIGCDSIEVILGELPEEVIEKLTLAVLSPGVPTDIEPVNRMREKGVKIWGEIELAYTYGKGDVLAITGTNGKTTTTTLLGEIMKAWKESVFVVGNIGNPYTEEVEKMTGESVTVAEISSFQLETIEKFCPKISAILNITPDHLNRHHTMEAYIEAKKAIAKNQGAEEYCVLNYEDEALRSFGEEIQTNVFYFSSRRTLSRGIYLENGNMIYRDGEQVTLCHVEELKLLGVHNYENVMAAAAMALLYKVPVEVVREVILKFTGVEHRIEFVAEKHGVFYYNDSKGTNPDAAIRGIRAMNRPTCLIGGGYDKESEYDEWIQAFDGKVKKFVLIGKTREKIAACARKYGFPEEDILMADTFEEAVAFCTANAQPGDAVLLSPACASWGMFKNYEERGDKFKELVNAL